A single genomic interval of Dyella sp. GSA-30 harbors:
- a CDS encoding alpha/beta hydrolase, with protein sequence MHVLTADGIRLAYDSYGQETDETMLLIAGLGTQRIRWTPAFCEALAAQGFRVICFDNRDTGGSTHFTQLPAPQFGALAAALMAGQRPQVPYTLHDMAADAVGLLDALGIERVHVVGRSMGGMIAQILASEHAERVLSLTSIMSSTGNPALPAASPEVMALMMRPAPDPTNDEAGFVAHSLAFARCIAGTGFSFDEQAHRTIVREEIRRGYAPGGFARHVAAMAVAGDRRARLATIKAPTLVIHGAEDPLILPACGEDTARSIPGAEFMPIDGMGHELPKETYAIVIDSIARTARRATRAA encoded by the coding sequence ATGCATGTACTCACGGCCGACGGCATCCGCCTGGCCTACGACAGTTACGGCCAGGAAACCGATGAAACGATGCTGCTTATCGCCGGGCTCGGCACGCAGCGGATTCGATGGACACCTGCGTTCTGTGAAGCGTTGGCGGCGCAGGGTTTTCGTGTCATCTGCTTTGACAACCGCGACACAGGCGGCTCGACGCATTTTACCCAGCTCCCTGCACCGCAATTTGGCGCATTGGCTGCTGCGCTCATGGCGGGACAGCGGCCGCAGGTGCCCTATACCTTGCACGACATGGCAGCGGATGCCGTGGGGTTGCTCGATGCATTGGGTATCGAACGCGTGCACGTCGTCGGACGCTCCATGGGCGGAATGATTGCGCAGATACTGGCGAGCGAGCATGCCGAGCGCGTGCTGTCGCTTACCTCCATCATGTCCAGCACAGGCAATCCCGCACTTCCTGCCGCATCGCCGGAAGTCATGGCACTGATGATGCGCCCTGCACCGGACCCGACGAATGACGAAGCCGGGTTTGTTGCGCATAGTCTCGCCTTTGCGCGATGCATCGCCGGCACCGGTTTTTCTTTTGACGAGCAAGCGCATCGCACGATCGTGCGGGAGGAAATTCGCCGCGGCTATGCGCCGGGGGGATTCGCAAGGCACGTAGCCGCCATGGCGGTCGCCGGTGACCGGCGCGCACGATTGGCGACGATCAAGGCACCCACACTGGTGATCCATGGCGCCGAGGATCCGCTGATACTTCCGGCGTGCGGCGAGGATACGGCCAGATCGATTCCAGGCGCGGAGTTCATGCCGATCGATGGGATGGGTCATGAACTACCCAAGGAAACGTATGCAATAGTGATCGATTCGATCGCACGAAC